In Candidatus Nitronauta litoralis, one DNA window encodes the following:
- the bluB gene encoding 5,6-dimethylbenzimidazole synthase, with translation MDFKPMASGLKLLITGGCRSGKSQYVLNRFKIFSGKKSLLATAEALDEEMSERIVRHRVERSKDWTTIEEPLELSPIFEKEMSQDNLIVLDCLTLWVTNLMMKGHSEQSIFQKADQLIATIAQCPGTVAVVTNEVGSGIVPDNEMSRQFRDLAGHINQRFAVAFDEVVMLVSGLPVTVKQPPSRSGNFISSTTPHSFPQTEKRGVYNAIYNRRDMRHFLSDPIHPEVVGRVLDAAHHAGSVGFMQPWNFIIIDDPTVKQKIYENFKQANAEGAEKFEGDKKELYQSMKLQGILDAPLNICVTCDSSRMGPNVLGRNTMPETDLFSTSCAVQNLWLAARAEGLAVGWVSILEKQKLKNDLRIPEHLQLVAYLCMGHCEGFYSEPMLQKKGWAHRLSLKDLVFYNHWEGEPSEFKVSLPNPPNKSN, from the coding sequence ATGGATTTTAAACCTATGGCATCAGGTCTCAAATTACTCATCACTGGCGGTTGTCGGAGCGGAAAAAGCCAATACGTGCTCAACCGCTTTAAAATTTTCAGTGGAAAAAAGTCTTTGCTGGCTACCGCCGAAGCGCTCGATGAAGAAATGAGCGAGCGTATTGTCCGCCACCGCGTAGAACGGAGTAAGGATTGGACAACAATTGAGGAGCCGTTGGAGCTTAGCCCGATATTTGAAAAAGAAATGTCACAAGATAATCTCATCGTATTGGACTGCCTCACCCTTTGGGTGACTAACCTGATGATGAAGGGACATTCGGAACAATCTATTTTTCAAAAAGCGGATCAATTAATTGCTACGATCGCCCAATGTCCAGGAACAGTAGCTGTGGTAACCAATGAAGTTGGCTCCGGCATTGTTCCGGATAATGAAATGAGTCGCCAGTTTCGTGATCTCGCCGGCCATATCAATCAACGTTTCGCTGTCGCTTTCGATGAAGTGGTGATGCTGGTGTCAGGTTTGCCCGTAACAGTCAAACAGCCCCCGTCTCGTTCTGGCAACTTCATTTCGAGCACCACACCCCATTCCTTCCCTCAAACTGAAAAACGGGGAGTCTACAACGCTATTTATAATCGGCGGGACATGCGGCATTTCTTATCAGACCCCATACACCCTGAAGTGGTCGGACGAGTTCTGGACGCAGCGCATCACGCAGGGTCGGTGGGTTTCATGCAACCCTGGAATTTCATCATTATCGATGACCCAACTGTTAAACAAAAGATTTATGAGAATTTCAAACAGGCTAATGCGGAAGGAGCAGAAAAGTTTGAAGGAGACAAGAAAGAATTGTATCAGTCCATGAAACTCCAGGGCATTCTGGATGCCCCGCTCAATATCTGTGTCACTTGCGATTCATCCCGAATGGGTCCAAATGTATTGGGACGGAACACAATGCCCGAAACCGATTTGTTCAGCACCTCTTGTGCCGTACAGAACCTGTGGCTTGCGGCACGGGCAGAAGGACTGGCTGTGGGTTGGGTTTCTATCTTGGAAAAGCAGAAGCTGAAAAATGACTTGAGGATCCCTGAACACCTGCAACTGGTCGCTTATCTTTGCATGGGACATTGTGAAGGCTTTTACAGTGAACCCATGTTGCAAAAGAAAGGTTGGGCCCACCGCCTGTCTCTAAAGGATCTGGTCTTTTATAACCATTGGGAGGGTGAACCCAGCGAATTTAAAGTCTCTCTACCCAATCCACCAAACAAGTCAAATTAA
- the cobS gene encoding adenosylcobinamide-GDP ribazoletransferase, giving the protein MTKRSGFFSALSFLTVLPVGKTRLEPSPNAALFFPIVGVLIGLFIFGVDQFATDFLFPEVRGLFVVALLAVLSGGLHLDGLADSADGLLSHRSREEMLTIMHDPRIGTMGVLALVFCLTFKWVALISLSAPETKYWILAAPAIARVALVAGLVIYPHAKSEGGTHSTFYQKGKWLLLFLAWLPFLILFLNDLGSGVAGLVVFISVFYLFNQFVVGKLGGITGDTLGALCEIMETCIFLVGAVIMANGF; this is encoded by the coding sequence ATGACTAAACGTTCAGGTTTTTTTTCGGCATTGAGTTTTTTGACTGTCCTTCCCGTGGGGAAAACACGTCTTGAGCCCAGCCCCAACGCCGCCTTGTTTTTCCCAATCGTAGGCGTGCTAATCGGGTTATTTATTTTCGGGGTCGACCAATTCGCCACCGACTTCCTGTTTCCTGAGGTTCGTGGACTTTTTGTTGTTGCATTACTCGCAGTTCTGTCAGGCGGACTTCACCTTGATGGCCTCGCAGATTCTGCAGATGGCCTACTCTCACACCGAAGTCGAGAAGAAATGCTGACCATAATGCATGACCCCAGAATCGGTACCATGGGGGTACTGGCACTGGTCTTTTGTCTTACTTTCAAATGGGTAGCGCTGATCTCCCTCTCGGCACCCGAAACCAAATACTGGATTCTGGCAGCACCGGCTATCGCCCGGGTAGCCCTGGTTGCAGGCCTCGTCATTTATCCCCACGCAAAATCAGAGGGAGGAACTCACTCGACATTTTATCAAAAAGGCAAATGGCTCCTGTTGTTTCTGGCCTGGCTGCCTTTCCTCATCCTGTTTTTAAATGATTTGGGTTCTGGAGTAGCAGGGCTTGTTGTATTTATCAGTGTCTTTTATTTATTCAACCAGTTTGTTGTTGGAAAACTCGGAGGAATCACGGGAGATACTCTGGGAGCCCTTTGTGAGATAATGGAAACCTGCATATTTTTAGTCGGAGCAGTAATCATGGCAAATGGATTTTAA
- a CDS encoding cobyrinate a,c-diamide synthase, with the protein MILKNSPVPGFVVAGTHSSVGKTSVTLALLRLLRNKRVPVQPFKAGPDYIDPGHHKQAAGVPSYNLDSWMCTRTYLKNLFADVMQPGSLAVVEGVMGLFDGAYPTNDRGTTADIAKLFNLPVMLVIDGSQMARSAAALVDGFTKFDPDLKFLGVIANRVSSPKHANLIKAALRYHTDIPYLGNIPTNPSLSISERHLGLHQGLEQTDQRYNDWAEHIDKHIDIKKLLRKTGFKKEIKTTVTTSLKRWKKNSTRTFKVGIARDEAFQFCYQDTLDLIKHHSGSISFFSPLKDKKLPEDLDWLYFPGGYPELFAKKLSKNSKIIKCIQEFAKTRGVLAECGGLMYTGKAIIDSNGVKHPILGLLNLTTSMKPSGLTIGYRDLKQVQSKLPTKIIKLKGHEFHFSNFKSNREPPVFSQKTRKNCEPITDGYIKNRTLALYSHIYWGSSPETFRALVEWMRGTH; encoded by the coding sequence ATGATTTTAAAAAATTCACCCGTACCAGGATTCGTCGTTGCTGGGACACATTCATCAGTTGGTAAAACCTCAGTGACCCTTGCCTTGCTTCGCCTCCTTCGGAATAAGCGAGTCCCTGTTCAACCATTTAAGGCTGGCCCCGACTACATCGATCCGGGGCATCATAAGCAAGCCGCCGGAGTACCCAGTTACAACCTGGATTCCTGGATGTGCACCCGCACTTACCTGAAAAACCTTTTCGCTGATGTTATGCAGCCCGGCTCCCTGGCCGTTGTGGAAGGTGTGATGGGTTTATTTGATGGAGCCTATCCAACAAATGACCGGGGAACCACGGCTGATATCGCCAAGCTGTTCAACCTTCCCGTAATGCTCGTTATCGATGGCAGCCAGATGGCCCGTTCGGCTGCGGCACTTGTTGATGGTTTCACCAAATTTGATCCAGACCTGAAGTTTCTCGGTGTGATCGCGAATCGTGTGAGCAGTCCGAAGCATGCAAACCTTATTAAGGCAGCATTGCGATATCACACAGACATCCCCTATCTCGGAAATATCCCCACCAACCCTTCACTCAGCATCAGTGAACGTCACCTCGGGTTGCATCAAGGCCTGGAGCAAACGGACCAGCGATACAATGATTGGGCCGAACATATTGATAAGCATATCGACATCAAAAAACTATTGCGCAAAACCGGGTTTAAGAAAGAAATAAAAACAACCGTCACCACTTCATTAAAACGATGGAAAAAAAACTCCACAAGAACATTCAAGGTTGGAATCGCAAGAGACGAAGCCTTTCAGTTTTGTTACCAGGACACTCTGGATTTAATAAAACATCATTCAGGCAGCATCTCATTCTTCTCACCACTTAAGGACAAGAAACTTCCAGAGGATTTGGACTGGCTTTACTTTCCCGGGGGCTACCCCGAATTATTTGCAAAAAAGCTCAGCAAAAACTCGAAAATCATAAAATGCATCCAGGAATTTGCTAAAACCCGCGGGGTGTTGGCAGAGTGCGGCGGTTTGATGTACACGGGCAAAGCTATTATTGACTCCAATGGTGTAAAACACCCCATTCTCGGCCTTTTAAATTTAACGACCTCCATGAAACCTTCTGGACTGACCATAGGGTATCGGGATTTAAAACAAGTCCAATCAAAACTTCCTACGAAAATAATAAAACTTAAAGGCCACGAATTTCATTTTTCAAATTTCAAATCTAATAGAGAACCCCCCGTTTTTTCACAAAAAACCAGGAAAAACTGCGAACCAATCACAGACGGCTATATAAAGAACCGTACTCTGGCCTTATACAGTCATATCTACTGGGGATCCTCACCCGAAACTTTCAGAGCCCTGGTCGAGTGGATGCGCGGGACCCATTAA
- a CDS encoding cobyric acid synthase, whose protein sequence is MTTNSKSLMIQGTGSGVGKSILTAAFCRWFKKRGFRVAPFKAQNMSLNSFVTKEGLEMGRAQAYQAQACGIEPHVCMNPVLLKPSGDNMSQVVLMGKPRRNADARQYYDSREEHLAAVSSSLEYLKKNYEMVVIEGAGSPAEINLRKNDIVNMTTAKLAKAPVLIVGDIDRGGVFAWMKGTYDLLTEDEKAHVAGFIINKFRGDINLLTPGIKMFEDMVKKPVLGVIPFQRELFVDEEDAIPILDKAQNDPSLLKIVILRLPRISNFTDFTPLVEDPNVSVQYAWQPNQISHPDLLIIPGSKNTLADCLFLKEQGLDKVIKECHENGCTVLGVCAGFQILGKTIEDPGNVESGLQNISGLGFFEMTTTLLPEKVTRQVNPNTCPSPLLNESLELAGYEIHMGTTNFENTYHSIFSNNDGTPSEPLGICNDDGSVIGTYLHGLFDTDEFRETFLKRLREKRKLPEPTNRFDFSKTREEQFENLSDLIDKHIDHQKILKVLEQQA, encoded by the coding sequence ATGACAACCAATTCTAAATCCTTGATGATTCAGGGCACGGGCTCGGGCGTAGGAAAAAGTATTCTCACGGCTGCTTTTTGCCGCTGGTTTAAAAAGCGAGGGTTCCGTGTAGCTCCTTTTAAAGCCCAGAATATGTCTCTCAATTCTTTCGTGACAAAAGAAGGACTCGAGATGGGCCGTGCTCAGGCCTACCAGGCACAGGCATGTGGAATTGAGCCACATGTTTGCATGAACCCGGTTTTACTCAAGCCCTCCGGAGACAATATGTCCCAGGTTGTGTTAATGGGGAAACCACGCAGAAATGCAGATGCCCGACAATATTACGATAGTCGTGAAGAACATTTGGCGGCTGTAAGTTCTTCTTTAGAATATTTAAAAAAGAATTATGAAATGGTTGTAATTGAGGGTGCCGGGAGCCCCGCGGAAATCAATCTACGTAAAAACGATATCGTGAATATGACCACAGCAAAATTGGCTAAAGCTCCAGTTTTGATTGTGGGGGACATCGACCGGGGCGGAGTTTTTGCCTGGATGAAAGGGACCTACGACCTTTTAACAGAAGATGAAAAGGCGCATGTTGCGGGTTTCATAATCAATAAATTTCGTGGGGACATCAACCTGTTAACTCCCGGAATCAAAATGTTTGAAGACATGGTCAAAAAACCCGTATTGGGGGTAATTCCTTTTCAACGCGAATTGTTTGTTGATGAGGAAGATGCAATCCCTATCCTGGACAAAGCCCAAAATGATCCTTCTCTTTTGAAAATTGTTATCCTGCGACTTCCGCGTATTTCAAATTTCACTGATTTCACCCCTTTGGTCGAAGACCCGAATGTGTCCGTGCAATATGCCTGGCAACCTAACCAGATAAGTCATCCAGATCTACTCATCATTCCAGGAAGCAAAAACACTCTGGCAGATTGCCTTTTTCTTAAAGAACAGGGACTGGATAAAGTCATCAAGGAGTGCCATGAGAATGGTTGTACCGTCCTGGGAGTTTGTGCCGGGTTTCAAATCCTTGGAAAAACCATTGAGGATCCGGGCAACGTAGAGAGTGGATTGCAAAATATCTCTGGCCTCGGATTTTTCGAAATGACCACTACTCTCCTACCTGAGAAAGTAACGCGACAGGTCAATCCCAATACATGTCCAAGCCCATTATTGAATGAATCTCTTGAACTTGCGGGCTACGAAATACATATGGGAACGACTAATTTTGAAAATACTTATCACTCCATATTTTCCAATAATGATGGCACACCATCTGAGCCTCTTGGAATTTGCAACGATGACGGAAGCGTAATCGGTACCTACCTGCACGGGTTGTTTGATACCGACGAATTCAGGGAAACATTTTTAAAAAGATTACGAGAAAAAAGAAAACTTCCCGAACCGACCAACAGATTTGATTTCTCCAAAACCCGCGAAGAACAGTTCGAAAACCTTTCAGACCTTATTGACAAACATATTGATCACCAGAAGATACTTAAGGTTTTGGAGCAGCAGGCATGA
- a CDS encoding iron ABC transporter permease has protein sequence MITGILTARRFALSLTGFGMLFVATVTLSPLIGPTKIDLYNALFGSSNYTENVDANILFVARLPRILMAALTGAALSLAGAVFQALLRNDLAAPFTLGVSSGASLGAVLAISLGWNFSILGLPAFSLAAFLGALGSIFLVFNLVRTPQGQFSTSLLLLAGVTANFFFASLVMFIHYLSDFTRSFQIVRWLMGSLDVTHMENMLSIFPLVALGIAVLIFNARDLNLTSTGVESAMSRGVNVERTQKIGFIMASLVTGAVVSISGPIGFVGLIVPHIVRLIVGPDLRILLPSSIFFGASFLILCDNFARTLMAPVEIPVGVITAMLGGPFFIWLLKRKPA, from the coding sequence ATGATTACTGGAATTCTTACCGCGCGGAGATTTGCACTGAGCCTGACTGGCTTTGGCATGTTATTCGTAGCAACTGTGACCCTATCCCCACTGATCGGCCCTACAAAAATTGATTTATATAATGCCCTGTTTGGTTCCTCAAATTATACAGAAAACGTGGATGCCAATATTCTTTTTGTGGCCCGTTTACCTAGAATATTAATGGCTGCACTTACAGGTGCGGCTTTATCACTTGCCGGTGCCGTATTTCAAGCTCTATTGCGAAACGATCTCGCAGCCCCGTTCACTTTGGGGGTTTCAAGTGGCGCCTCCCTGGGTGCCGTTCTGGCGATCAGCCTGGGATGGAATTTTTCAATCCTGGGATTACCAGCCTTTTCCCTGGCCGCTTTTCTTGGCGCACTGGGTTCTATTTTTCTTGTGTTTAATCTCGTCAGAACTCCGCAGGGACAGTTTTCAACTTCACTTCTTTTACTGGCAGGGGTTACGGCCAATTTCTTTTTCGCCTCGCTCGTGATGTTCATCCATTACCTATCCGACTTCACCCGCTCCTTTCAGATTGTTCGCTGGTTAATGGGGAGCCTCGATGTCACTCATATGGAAAACATGCTCTCCATTTTTCCCCTGGTCGCTCTAGGTATAGCAGTCCTGATATTTAATGCTCGAGATTTGAACCTAACCAGTACCGGAGTTGAATCGGCAATGAGCCGTGGCGTAAATGTTGAGCGAACCCAGAAAATTGGATTCATCATGGCTTCTCTCGTTACAGGAGCCGTAGTATCCATCAGTGGCCCAATCGGTTTTGTCGGTCTTATCGTGCCTCATATTGTTCGCCTGATTGTTGGTCCTGATTTACGCATCCTTTTACCCTCTTCTATATTTTTTGGAGCCAGTTTTTTAATACTCTGCGACAACTTTGCCCGCACACTCATGGCACCTGTAGAAATTCCAGTGGGTGTTATAACTGCCATGCTGGGTGGACCATTTTTTATCTGGTTATTGAAGAGAAAGCCAGCGTAA
- a CDS encoding ABC transporter ATP-binding protein produces the protein MKNIEIATSSRIKNEIEKGGIPLLNVQDLSFSYTDTPVLRGIAMSIHPGEWVGVIGPNGSGKSTLIKLLGGLLKAPFNSIQFHNKSIEKYSRLDLAREIAWVPQETATPFSFTAYEMVMMGRHPYLKAFRFESQEDHDICHRAMEVTSTTEFKARKFSELSGGEKQRVLIASAIVQSPKIMLLDEPTASLDLKYQVQVLDILERLNIQRGITLALAMHDLNLATKYCHRLVLIKEGRIICDGPPETVLQKEIIEEVYEVKVQMMKSPKDGTPLIFPESA, from the coding sequence ATGAAAAACATTGAAATCGCAACATCATCCCGGATTAAAAATGAAATTGAAAAAGGTGGTATTCCTCTGCTAAACGTTCAGGACCTGTCTTTCTCTTATACAGATACTCCTGTTTTACGTGGAATAGCAATGAGCATCCATCCTGGAGAATGGGTGGGAGTAATCGGCCCAAATGGTTCTGGAAAATCCACTTTGATTAAATTACTGGGAGGCCTGTTAAAGGCACCTTTCAACTCTATTCAATTCCATAATAAAAGTATTGAGAAATATTCCAGACTGGACCTGGCTCGCGAAATTGCCTGGGTTCCACAGGAAACAGCAACACCATTTTCCTTCACAGCTTATGAGATGGTGATGATGGGTCGCCACCCTTATCTGAAAGCCTTTCGTTTTGAAAGTCAGGAAGATCACGATATTTGTCATCGGGCAATGGAGGTCACTTCAACCACAGAATTTAAAGCCCGCAAATTTTCTGAATTGAGCGGTGGCGAAAAGCAACGCGTCCTCATTGCGAGCGCCATTGTCCAGTCGCCTAAAATCATGCTCCTCGACGAACCCACCGCCTCTCTCGATCTAAAATACCAGGTTCAAGTCCTCGACATACTGGAAAGGTTGAACATACAGCGTGGTATCACTTTGGCACTGGCCATGCACGACCTGAACCTTGCCACAAAATATTGCCATCGTCTGGTTCTCATAAAAGAAGGAAGGATTATTTGCGACGGTCCTCCGGAAACAGTCCTGCAAAAGGAAATCATCGAGGAAGTCTACGAAGTGAAAGTTCAAATGATGAAATCCCCAAAAGACGGAACTCCATTGATCTTTCCGGAGTCCGCGTAA
- a CDS encoding ABC transporter substrate-binding protein produces the protein MKKYLKFSLPRFQEPAPSSFQTRPKRNGNTCLFACVFLILLVSVETAFADKAPQRIISMAPSITESLFALGAGERVVGRTDFCKWPKEACQLPNVGGMLNPSTETWLTLKPDLIIFLKSSDRLVSKAKSLGLNTLTVDMNRINSIFKSWKLMGDTLGIQDSAANLEHSILKEIEFIKSKTRGLPKIETLLLLGDSSDPGRDLFAVGRSTFLGELIELAGGKNILEDPDANYPRISKEFILARSPEVIIEAGPKSNLTGDEYKRRMKEWEPFSSIKAVQSKRIHFIGEDYAVIPGPRLHLILKQFAQALHPDIFAGSSSTTKK, from the coding sequence GTGAAGAAATACCTGAAATTCTCACTGCCCCGGTTCCAGGAACCGGCCCCTTCCAGTTTTCAAACTAGACCTAAAAGAAACGGCAACACCTGCCTTTTTGCCTGTGTATTCCTGATCTTACTTGTCTCTGTCGAGACCGCTTTTGCAGATAAAGCTCCACAGCGCATCATATCCATGGCTCCGTCCATCACCGAGTCCCTGTTCGCTTTGGGCGCAGGTGAGCGCGTCGTTGGCCGAACCGATTTCTGTAAATGGCCAAAGGAAGCGTGCCAACTCCCCAATGTTGGAGGAATGCTGAATCCCAGCACGGAAACCTGGTTAACCCTTAAACCAGACTTGATCATATTTTTAAAATCCAGTGATCGGTTGGTATCCAAAGCTAAAAGCCTGGGGCTCAACACCCTCACGGTTGATATGAACCGAATCAATAGCATATTTAAAAGCTGGAAGTTGATGGGCGACACTCTCGGGATTCAAGATTCAGCAGCAAACCTGGAACACTCTATTCTCAAAGAAATCGAATTTATTAAATCCAAAACCCGAGGACTCCCAAAAATTGAAACCTTACTGCTGTTAGGTGACAGTTCAGATCCCGGCCGTGATTTGTTTGCAGTGGGTCGTTCCACCTTTCTTGGAGAACTTATTGAGCTTGCAGGTGGTAAAAATATTCTGGAAGACCCGGATGCGAATTACCCTCGTATCTCAAAAGAATTTATCCTTGCACGGTCTCCAGAAGTGATTATCGAAGCAGGGCCAAAATCCAATTTAACCGGCGACGAATACAAACGCCGTATGAAAGAATGGGAACCTTTCTCCTCGATAAAGGCCGTTCAATCCAAGCGGATTCATTTTATCGGTGAAGACTATGCCGTCATTCCAGGCCCACGTTTGCATTTAATACTCAAACAATTTGCCCAGGCTTTACACCCTGATATTTTTGCCGGCAGTTCTTCAACCACGAAAAAATGA
- a CDS encoding phospholipase: MTMEYTTTEWNNKKIILGESDINPSEPFRLLIGFHGADSTPENMLIHAGKLNLNNTALLFPEAPIDAGKGLWSWWKDGPNQKETVAEFLKFTDNFVKSAQHWASEKADQYETHLWGFSQGGAAALVYSILGPHTIHKSASICGFLPELPEVTPESEKPLCNILGIYGANDNVVPSFLAEFALDEIKGQGHNVKILETDQGHEVTADNLSELSGFFSTQ; this comes from the coding sequence TTGACCATGGAATACACCACCACTGAATGGAACAATAAAAAAATCATCCTGGGAGAAAGCGACATAAACCCCTCTGAACCCTTCCGCCTGTTGATCGGATTCCACGGAGCCGATTCCACTCCTGAAAACATGCTCATCCATGCCGGAAAATTAAATCTCAACAACACCGCTCTGTTATTCCCAGAGGCTCCAATCGATGCAGGAAAAGGCCTCTGGAGCTGGTGGAAAGATGGGCCTAATCAAAAAGAAACAGTGGCTGAGTTTTTAAAATTCACTGACAACTTTGTTAAGTCTGCTCAACACTGGGCTTCAGAAAAAGCAGATCAGTATGAAACTCACCTCTGGGGTTTCTCCCAGGGAGGTGCCGCAGCTCTCGTTTACTCTATATTGGGTCCACACACGATCCATAAATCTGCATCTATTTGCGGATTCCTCCCTGAATTACCAGAGGTTACTCCTGAGTCAGAAAAACCTTTATGTAATATTCTTGGTATTTATGGTGCAAATGATAATGTAGTCCCCTCTTTCCTCGCCGAGTTTGCCCTGGATGAAATCAAGGGACAGGGACACAATGTTAAAATTCTGGAAACAGATCAGGGACACGAAGTCACAGCTGACAATCTCTCGGAACTCAGTGGATTTTTCTCCACACAATAG